A single region of the Ancylobacter novellus DSM 506 genome encodes:
- a CDS encoding LysR family transcriptional regulator, with the protein MTLEQLRIFVAVAEREHVTRAAEQLNLTPSATSAAIAALEARHAARLFDRVGRGIVLTQAGRLFLPEARAVLARAAAAEKVLADLAGLAHGSLALAGSQTTGNYWLPALVARFRARYPGIAVSLVIGNTDFVADCVRDGAADLGFIEGGIDDPVLSATPVAEDEMVLVAPVTHRWTWRAPTAPEQLREGPWVLREPGSGTRAIFEAHLRSLGISPGELDVALEYPSNEAVRAAVEAGSGVTVISRRVVEEALRAGAMTLVGYPMPRRSFLALRHRERYATKAAQAFIDLLGGGEPARPRPAPPQ; encoded by the coding sequence ATGACACTGGAGCAGCTGCGCATCTTCGTCGCCGTCGCCGAGCGTGAGCATGTCACCCGCGCCGCCGAGCAGCTCAACCTCACCCCATCGGCGACCAGCGCCGCCATCGCCGCGCTGGAGGCGCGCCATGCAGCGCGGCTGTTCGACCGGGTCGGCCGCGGCATCGTGCTGACGCAGGCCGGCCGGCTCTTCCTTCCGGAGGCGCGCGCCGTGCTGGCGCGGGCGGCGGCGGCGGAGAAGGTGCTGGCCGACCTTGCCGGCCTCGCCCATGGCTCGCTGGCCCTGGCGGGCAGCCAGACGACCGGCAATTACTGGCTGCCGGCGCTGGTCGCGCGCTTTCGCGCGCGTTATCCCGGCATCGCCGTGAGCCTCGTCATCGGCAACACCGATTTTGTCGCCGACTGCGTGCGCGACGGTGCCGCCGATCTCGGCTTCATCGAGGGCGGGATCGACGATCCCGTGCTGTCGGCGACGCCGGTCGCCGAGGACGAGATGGTGCTGGTCGCCCCGGTCACCCATCGCTGGACCTGGCGGGCACCGACCGCGCCCGAGCAGCTGCGGGAGGGGCCGTGGGTGCTGCGCGAGCCCGGCTCGGGGACGCGGGCCATCTTCGAGGCGCATCTGCGCAGCCTCGGCATTTCGCCGGGCGAACTCGACGTGGCGCTGGAATATCCCTCGAACGAGGCGGTGCGCGCGGCCGTGGAGGCGGGCAGCGGCGTCACCGTCATCTCGCGCCGCGTCGTCGAGGAAGCCTTGCGTGCCGGCGCGATGACGCTGGTCGGCTATCCCATGCCGCGCCGGTCCTTCCTCGCCCTGCGCCACCGCGAACGTTACGCCACCAAGGCGGCGCAGGCCTTTATCGACCTGCTCGGCGGGGGAGAGCCAGCGCGCCCGCGCCCGGCACCGCCCCAATGA
- a CDS encoding YeiH family protein has product MVAHVDAAADARKGSKLRHYGLLPGLALTAGIAGAAFGLRQVPMLGVLSPMILSILIGISFHNLLGTPARAKEGVTFAMRRILRFAIILLGLQLTAAQVAEVGLSGLAVIALTLLATFLFTTWFGRLIGVERGLAELIAAGTSICGASAVIATNTVTRAHDEDVAYAVACVTVFGSVAMFLYPLLPDVLGLAPHAYGLWAGASIHEIAQVVAAAYQDGSAAGEFGTIAKLSRVMLLAPMVIALGFAASRRAARHGHGASTTRPPMPWFVLGFLAMVGLNSLVTMPAELKAAIVLATTFLLSMALAAMGLETDIAKLRAKGLKPFALGFAAFAFIAGFSLLLVKITT; this is encoded by the coding sequence ATGGTCGCGCATGTGGATGCTGCCGCCGATGCCCGGAAGGGTTCGAAGCTTCGTCACTACGGCCTCCTGCCGGGGCTCGCGCTCACCGCGGGCATTGCCGGCGCGGCCTTCGGCTTGCGGCAGGTGCCCATGCTCGGCGTGCTGAGCCCGATGATCCTGTCGATCCTCATCGGCATCTCCTTCCACAACCTGCTCGGCACGCCCGCCCGCGCCAAGGAGGGCGTGACCTTCGCCATGCGGCGCATCCTGCGCTTCGCCATCATCCTCTTAGGCCTGCAGCTCACCGCGGCCCAGGTCGCCGAGGTCGGCCTGAGCGGCCTTGCCGTCATCGCGCTGACCCTCCTCGCGACCTTCCTCTTCACCACCTGGTTCGGCCGGCTGATCGGCGTCGAGCGCGGCCTCGCCGAGCTGATCGCCGCCGGCACCTCGATCTGCGGCGCCTCGGCGGTGATCGCCACCAACACGGTGACCCGCGCGCATGACGAGGACGTCGCCTATGCGGTGGCCTGCGTCACCGTCTTCGGCTCCGTCGCCATGTTCCTCTACCCGTTGCTGCCGGATGTTCTGGGCCTCGCGCCGCATGCCTATGGGCTGTGGGCCGGCGCCTCGATCCACGAGATCGCCCAGGTCGTCGCCGCCGCCTACCAGGACGGCTCGGCGGCCGGCGAGTTCGGCACCATCGCCAAGCTCTCGCGCGTCATGCTGCTGGCGCCGATGGTGATCGCGCTCGGCTTCGCCGCCAGCCGCCGCGCCGCCCGGCACGGCCACGGCGCCTCCACTACGCGGCCGCCCATGCCCTGGTTCGTGCTCGGCTTCCTCGCCATGGTCGGGCTCAACAGCCTGGTGACCATGCCGGCGGAGCTGAAGGCGGCGATCGTGCTCGCCACCACCTTCCTGCTCTCCATGGCGCTGGCGGCGATGGGCCTCGAGACTGACATCGCCAAGCTGCGGGCCAAGGGGCTGAAGCCCTTCGCGCTGGGCTTCGCCGCCTTCGCCTTCATCGCCGGCTTCAGCCTGCTGCTGGTGAAGATCACGACATGA
- the htpX gene encoding zinc metalloprotease HtpX produces the protein MNYFRTAILLAGMTALFMGVGYMLGGQGGMVIALVFAAGMNIFSYWNSDRMVLSMYGARQVDRASAPEFYGLIEQLAARAQLPMPRVFIIDSAQPNAFATGRNPQNAAVAATTGLINSLSREEVAGVMAHELAHVKNYDTLTMTITATLAGAISMLANFAMFFGGGRNNNNPFGLIGTIAMMILAPLAAMVVQMAISRSREYEADKLGAQICGQPLWLASALAKIAGAAQHIPNMPAEHNPATAHMFIINPLSGERMDNLFSTHPATENRIAALQVLAQEMGGGMGTGWGGGGAYVEPEAAGSGSGSGPWGGASRRPGSSASQASSNVWGRTGRDDGGRGSGRGPWG, from the coding sequence ATGAACTATTTCCGCACGGCGATCCTGCTCGCGGGCATGACCGCGCTGTTCATGGGCGTCGGCTACATGCTGGGCGGCCAGGGCGGCATGGTCATCGCGCTGGTCTTCGCCGCCGGCATGAACATCTTCAGCTACTGGAATTCCGACCGCATGGTGCTGTCCATGTACGGCGCGCGCCAGGTGGATCGCGCCAGCGCGCCGGAATTCTACGGGCTGATCGAGCAGCTCGCCGCGCGGGCGCAGCTTCCCATGCCGCGCGTGTTCATCATCGACAGCGCGCAGCCCAACGCCTTCGCGACCGGTCGCAACCCGCAGAACGCGGCGGTGGCGGCGACCACCGGCCTCATCAACTCGCTGTCGCGCGAGGAGGTGGCGGGCGTGATGGCGCACGAGCTGGCGCATGTGAAGAACTACGACACGCTGACCATGACCATCACCGCCACGCTGGCGGGCGCCATCTCCATGCTCGCCAACTTCGCCATGTTCTTCGGTGGCGGACGCAACAACAACAATCCGTTCGGGCTCATTGGCACCATCGCCATGATGATCCTGGCGCCGCTCGCCGCCATGGTGGTGCAGATGGCGATCTCGCGCTCGCGCGAATACGAGGCCGACAAGCTCGGCGCGCAGATCTGCGGCCAGCCGCTCTGGCTCGCCTCGGCGCTGGCCAAGATCGCGGGCGCCGCGCAGCACATCCCCAACATGCCGGCCGAGCACAATCCGGCCACGGCCCATATGTTCATCATCAACCCGCTCTCGGGCGAGCGGATGGACAATCTGTTCTCGACCCACCCGGCGACCGAGAACCGCATCGCTGCGCTCCAGGTGCTGGCGCAGGAGATGGGTGGCGGGATGGGCACCGGATGGGGCGGCGGCGGGGCCTATGTCGAGCCCGAAGCCGCCGGTTCGGGCAGCGGATCCGGTCCTTGGGGCGGCGCCTCGCGGCGCCCGGGCTCGTCTGCGAGCCAGGCTTCGAGCAATGTCTGGGGCCGCACGGGCCGGGACGACGGCGGTCGCGGCAGCGGGCGCGGTCCCTGGGGCTGA
- a CDS encoding DUF1674 domain-containing protein has protein sequence MSKTDPTPPAPAERRPLTPAAKRALEEAAARRAASTQAQAPKEIDGRNGPEPVRYGDWEVKGIASDF, from the coding sequence ATGAGCAAGACCGATCCAACCCCGCCCGCGCCCGCCGAGCGCCGCCCGCTCACCCCCGCCGCGAAGCGCGCGCTGGAGGAAGCCGCGGCGCGGCGCGCCGCCAGCACGCAGGCGCAGGCGCCGAAGGAGATCGACGGCCGCAACGGCCCCGAGCCGGTGCGCTATGGCGACTGGGAAGTGAAGGGCATCGCCTCGGATTTTTGA
- a CDS encoding nucleoside deaminase — protein sequence MSTTVNCCCDAVHDGNCPEPGGLSRRLFMATAAGAAGAAGLGFSPAVAAAPSPDKAKFMEEATRLAIESVEKGWGGPFGAVIVKDGEIIGRGQNRVLLTGIPVFHAEITAIMDASARLNPKALLGSDYGAGTILEMIPREPGSPDPVPERARMLKGCEIYINGAPCPMCMSAIYWSRIDHVYFAASLKDTSAIGFDDAFQYEDFAKPWSERRIAVTENFERATGLKAYEAWMNKKDRHPY from the coding sequence ATGTCGACGACGGTGAACTGCTGCTGCGACGCCGTGCATGACGGGAACTGCCCCGAACCCGGGGGACTGAGCCGACGCCTGTTCATGGCGACCGCGGCGGGCGCCGCCGGAGCGGCGGGCCTGGGTTTTTCACCGGCGGTGGCGGCCGCGCCTTCCCCGGACAAGGCGAAGTTCATGGAGGAGGCCACCCGCCTCGCCATCGAATCGGTCGAGAAGGGCTGGGGCGGGCCGTTCGGCGCCGTCATCGTAAAAGATGGCGAGATCATCGGCCGCGGGCAGAACCGCGTGCTGCTCACCGGCATCCCGGTCTTCCATGCCGAGATCACGGCGATCATGGACGCCTCGGCCCGTCTCAACCCCAAGGCGCTGCTCGGCAGCGACTATGGCGCGGGCACCATCCTCGAAATGATCCCGCGCGAGCCCGGCTCGCCCGATCCGGTGCCCGAGCGCGCCCGGATGCTGAAAGGCTGCGAGATCTACATCAACGGTGCGCCCTGCCCGATGTGCATGAGCGCCATCTACTGGTCGCGCATCGACCATGTGTATTTCGCCGCCAGCCTCAAGGACACCAGCGCCATCGGCTTCGACGACGCCTTCCAATACGAGGACTTCGCCAAGCCGTGGTCGGAGCGGCGGATCGCCGTGACCGAGAATTTCGAGCGCGCCACCGGCCTCAAGGCCTATGAGGCGTGGATGAACAAGAAGGACCGGCATCCCTATTAG
- the arfB gene encoding alternative ribosome rescue aminoacyl-tRNA hydrolase ArfB has product MIPVTPRIWLDENEIEESFVRASGPGGQNVNKVSTAVQLRFDVRGSKTLPDVVKARLERIAGRRLTKEGAIVLIAQRYRTQERNREDALARLVAMVQEAADLPVIRRPTRPTLGSKVRRLESKARRAGVKAMRRDKPGGGGEE; this is encoded by the coding sequence ATGATCCCGGTCACGCCGCGCATCTGGCTCGACGAGAACGAGATCGAGGAGAGCTTCGTGCGCGCCTCCGGTCCCGGCGGGCAGAACGTCAACAAGGTCTCGACCGCGGTGCAGCTGCGCTTCGACGTGCGCGGCTCGAAGACCCTGCCGGATGTGGTGAAGGCGCGGCTGGAGCGCATCGCCGGCCGGCGCCTCACCAAGGAAGGGGCGATCGTGCTGATCGCCCAGCGCTACCGCACGCAGGAGCGCAACCGCGAGGACGCGCTGGCGCGCCTCGTCGCCATGGTGCAGGAGGCGGCCGACCTGCCGGTGATCCGCCGCCCGACGCGCCCGACGCTCGGCTCCAAGGTCCGCCGGTTGGAAAGCAAGGCCCGCCGCGCCGGCGTCAAGGCGATGCGACGCGACAAGCCGGGGGGCGGCGGGGAGGAGTGA
- a CDS encoding cyclic nucleotide-binding domain-containing protein produces the protein MSIEDDIAFLERVPTLALIGREALRVIAISVERYAVPRGQALFREGDAADCAYVVVHGTFSVTRGNDEATRRPGQATRVGSTALLGEMALLTDTKRPATATALEDAEVLRLPRMVFLRTLESYPEAAHRLTRELTAQINATLAELEKVRRRLEAIDGEPRP, from the coding sequence ATGTCCATCGAGGACGATATCGCCTTCCTGGAACGCGTGCCGACGCTGGCGCTGATCGGCCGCGAGGCATTGCGGGTGATCGCGATCAGTGTCGAGCGCTACGCCGTTCCTCGCGGGCAGGCGCTGTTTCGCGAGGGCGATGCGGCGGACTGCGCCTATGTGGTGGTGCACGGCACCTTCTCCGTCACCCGCGGCAATGACGAGGCCACCCGCCGGCCCGGCCAGGCGACGCGGGTGGGATCAACCGCGCTGCTGGGCGAGATGGCGCTGCTCACCGACACCAAGCGGCCGGCCACCGCCACGGCGCTGGAGGACGCGGAGGTGCTGCGCCTCCCCCGCATGGTGTTCCTGCGCACGCTGGAGAGCTATCCCGAGGCGGCGCACCGGCTGACGCGCGAGCTCACCGCCCAGATCAACGCCACCCTCGCCGAACTCGAAAAGGTACGCCGGCGGCTGGAGGCGATCGACGGGGAGCCGCGGCCGTGA
- a CDS encoding response regulator transcription factor translates to MANAQRVLVVDDDKDLREALVEQLSLYDEFEVVAVDSAQGAINEVESQRVDLVLMDVGLPDKDGREAVRIMRQGGFKAPVIMLTGHDTDSDTIMGLEAGANDYVAKPFRFAVLLARIRAQMRSHEASEDAVFTIGPYTFRPGAKMLVTERNSKIRLTEKETAILRYLYRAGKKPVAREILLQEVWGYNSGVTTHTLETHIYRLRQKIEKDPSHPNLLATEAGGYKLLP, encoded by the coding sequence ATGGCGAACGCTCAGCGAGTTTTGGTGGTCGACGACGACAAGGACCTGCGCGAGGCGCTGGTCGAGCAGCTCTCGCTCTATGACGAGTTCGAGGTGGTCGCCGTCGACAGTGCCCAGGGGGCGATCAACGAGGTCGAATCCCAGCGCGTCGACCTGGTGCTGATGGATGTCGGCCTGCCCGACAAGGACGGCCGCGAGGCGGTCCGCATCATGCGCCAGGGCGGCTTCAAGGCGCCGGTGATCATGCTGACCGGCCACGACACCGACAGCGACACCATCATGGGCCTGGAGGCCGGCGCCAACGACTATGTCGCCAAGCCGTTCCGCTTCGCCGTGCTGCTCGCCCGCATCCGCGCGCAGATGCGCTCGCACGAGGCGAGCGAGGACGCGGTGTTCACCATCGGCCCGTACACCTTCCGGCCCGGCGCCAAGATGCTGGTGACGGAGCGCAACTCCAAGATCCGGCTGACGGAGAAGGAGACGGCGATCCTTCGCTACCTCTACCGTGCCGGCAAGAAGCCGGTGGCGCGGGAAATCCTGCTGCAGGAAGTGTGGGGCTACAATTCCGGCGTCACCACGCATACGCTGGAAACGCACATCTACCGCCTGCGCCAGAAGATCGAGAAGGACCCTTCGCACCCCAACCTTCTTGCCACCGAGGCGGGGGGGTACAAATTGCTGCCCTGA
- a CDS encoding L,D-transpeptidase family protein: protein MKKKPLPEETSRKSPAARRPGASRLRVVARPGSPARGWLVLDGRAIPVALGRAGIKAGKHEGDGATPKGVWHPREVRYRADHGLRPTTRLPVRRTRPEDGWCDDPRDGRYNRPVRLPFKASHEEMWRRDGLYDLVVVLDHNQRPRKTRGGSAVFLHLARADFEPTAGCVAFRRPDLKRLLARLTRATRIEVV from the coding sequence GTGAAGAAGAAGCCCCTTCCCGAAGAAACAAGCAGGAAATCCCCCGCCGCGCGTCGTCCGGGCGCATCGCGGCTGCGCGTGGTGGCGCGTCCGGGCTCGCCCGCCCGCGGCTGGCTCGTCCTCGACGGACGCGCGATCCCGGTAGCGCTCGGCCGCGCGGGGATCAAGGCCGGCAAGCACGAAGGCGACGGCGCGACGCCGAAGGGCGTCTGGCACCCACGCGAGGTCCGCTACCGCGCCGATCACGGCCTGCGGCCGACGACACGCCTGCCGGTGCGTCGTACCCGCCCCGAGGATGGCTGGTGCGACGACCCGCGCGACGGGCGCTACAACCGCCCGGTCCGGCTGCCCTTCAAGGCCTCGCATGAGGAGATGTGGCGCCGCGATGGGCTGTACGACCTCGTCGTCGTGCTCGACCATAACCAACGCCCCCGCAAGACGCGGGGCGGCTCGGCCGTGTTCCTGCACCTTGCGCGCGCAGATTTCGAGCCGACCGCCGGCTGCGTGGCCTTCCGCCGCCCGGACCTCAAGCGCCTGCTGGCGCGGCTGACGCGGGCCACGCGGATCGAGGTGGTGTGA
- a CDS encoding YggS family pyridoxal phosphate-dependent enzyme encodes MTVETASNVAASDLTSRLGEVRERIARASRDAGRKPEEVHLVAVSKTFDAEHILPAIEAGQRIFGENRVQEARAKWPALRADYPDIELHLIGPLQTNKVRDALGLFDVIHTLDRPSLAAALAKEFAKLEGRPAPRLLIQVNTGEEPQKAGVAPLEADAFIAECRDVHGLTIEGLMCIPPADEPAAPHFALLAKIARRNGLSALSMGMSGDYETAIGLGATYVRVGSAIFGTR; translated from the coding sequence ATGACGGTCGAGACGGCTTCGAATGTGGCGGCGAGCGATCTGACGTCGAGGCTCGGCGAGGTGCGCGAGCGGATCGCGCGGGCGAGCCGCGATGCCGGCCGCAAGCCGGAGGAGGTGCATCTCGTCGCCGTCTCCAAGACTTTCGACGCCGAGCACATCCTCCCCGCGATCGAGGCCGGCCAGCGGATCTTCGGCGAGAACCGGGTGCAGGAGGCAAGGGCCAAGTGGCCGGCGCTACGCGCTGATTATCCCGATATCGAGCTGCACCTGATCGGCCCGCTGCAGACCAACAAGGTGCGCGACGCGCTCGGCCTGTTCGACGTGATCCACACGCTCGACCGGCCCTCGCTGGCCGCCGCGCTGGCCAAGGAGTTCGCGAAGCTGGAAGGCCGGCCGGCGCCGCGCCTGCTCATTCAGGTCAACACCGGCGAGGAACCGCAGAAGGCCGGCGTGGCGCCGCTCGAAGCGGACGCTTTCATCGCCGAGTGCCGCGACGTGCATGGCCTGACGATCGAGGGCCTGATGTGCATCCCGCCGGCGGACGAGCCGGCCGCACCGCATTTCGCGCTGCTGGCGAAGATCGCCCGCCGCAACGGGCTCTCCGCGCTCTCCATGGGCATGAGCGGCGACTACGAGACCGCCATCGGGCTCGGCGCCACCTATGTGCGGGTCGGCAGCGCCATCTTCGGCACGCGCTGA
- a CDS encoding diguanylate cyclase, with protein sequence MSSHRGPHLAPDIPAQPAERHPFLGSKRGRPHAVSLRLRLVAFAVLAMTLVAAERLYSIVRLHSDNLAAAQDHVLDLMERGVSQFGTVTTEGRAVLSTLAAMPGTVPLDRYSITPSDADPLTPDPGVTPEAPSFCQGLAKVAEGSAVIDAISIIAPNGVVRCSTNAAGMGLDVSGRDYFRIAMRGIPTLESVTRSYATGMPSLYAAQPVVVEEGEVSAVLLARIGLNDLLPRRFLAELGAAAQVMLVGPEGTVIMAYPDRSATLGSNLADTAPVARAMSRTRGTLLATGPDDVRRVYAYSRLPGTNLHLLVGVDERRVIAPVERATFSAGLALLVLGVIILVTFWVIGERLIVAPVQSLADRLVRFGRGEPGEAPTAHTLITELQPLVTAFEAMSSELTRRESALRNANHRLNSLASLDPLTGIANRRSFDAALALQWNTVSQLAVLMIDIDKFKAFNDLYGHKEGDSCIRLVAQTMASTLRGTDLVARLGGEEFAVLMPSASLRAATEAAQRLRRAVETVAVPHRGGPAGVVTVSIGCAACEPEPGLTSSDLMVAADRALYEAKAAGRNEVRVAGAVQPSAGSTRLAPI encoded by the coding sequence GTGAGCAGCCATCGGGGTCCTCACCTCGCCCCCGACATTCCCGCGCAGCCGGCCGAGCGCCACCCGTTCCTCGGGAGCAAGCGGGGGCGTCCGCATGCCGTCAGCCTGCGGCTGCGGCTGGTTGCCTTTGCCGTGCTCGCCATGACCCTCGTCGCCGCCGAGCGCCTCTACAGCATCGTCCGGCTGCACAGCGACAACCTCGCCGCCGCGCAGGACCATGTGCTGGACCTGATGGAGCGCGGCGTCAGTCAGTTCGGCACCGTGACCACGGAAGGCCGGGCGGTGTTGTCGACGCTCGCCGCCATGCCCGGCACCGTGCCGCTGGACCGCTATTCTATCACGCCGAGCGACGCCGACCCCTTGACCCCCGATCCCGGCGTCACGCCGGAAGCGCCGTCTTTCTGCCAGGGACTGGCGAAGGTCGCGGAAGGTTCGGCCGTGATCGATGCCATCTCGATCATCGCACCGAACGGCGTGGTCCGCTGCAGCACCAACGCCGCCGGCATGGGTCTCGATGTCAGCGGGCGCGATTATTTCCGCATCGCCATGCGGGGCATTCCGACGCTCGAATCGGTGACGCGCAGCTACGCGACCGGCATGCCCAGCCTCTATGCGGCCCAGCCCGTGGTGGTAGAGGAAGGCGAGGTCAGCGCCGTCCTGCTTGCGCGGATCGGACTGAACGACCTGCTGCCGCGCCGTTTCCTTGCCGAGCTGGGCGCCGCCGCGCAGGTCATGCTCGTCGGCCCCGAGGGCACGGTGATCATGGCCTATCCGGACCGCTCAGCCACCCTGGGCAGCAATCTTGCGGATACGGCGCCGGTGGCCCGCGCCATGAGCCGCACCCGCGGCACGCTACTGGCCACCGGACCGGACGATGTGCGCCGGGTCTATGCCTATAGCCGCCTGCCGGGCACCAACCTTCATCTGCTGGTCGGCGTCGACGAGAGGCGCGTCATCGCCCCCGTCGAGCGCGCGACCTTCAGCGCCGGCCTGGCACTGCTGGTGCTCGGCGTCATCATCCTGGTGACCTTCTGGGTCATCGGCGAACGGCTCATCGTCGCGCCGGTGCAGTCGCTGGCCGACCGGCTGGTCCGCTTCGGCCGCGGCGAGCCCGGCGAAGCGCCGACGGCACATACCTTGATCACCGAGTTGCAGCCGCTGGTCACCGCCTTCGAGGCCATGTCCAGCGAGCTGACGCGGCGGGAATCGGCGCTGCGCAACGCCAACCACCGGCTCAACTCGCTCGCCAGCCTCGACCCGCTGACCGGCATCGCCAACCGCCGCAGCTTCGACGCCGCGCTGGCGCTGCAATGGAACACGGTGAGCCAGCTGGCCGTGCTGATGATCGACATCGACAAGTTCAAGGCGTTCAACGACCTCTACGGCCACAAGGAGGGCGACAGCTGCATCCGTCTCGTCGCCCAGACCATGGCCTCGACGCTGCGCGGCACCGACCTGGTGGCGCGCCTCGGCGGCGAGGAGTTCGCCGTGCTCATGCCCAGCGCCAGCCTGCGGGCGGCGACCGAGGCGGCACAGCGGCTGCGCCGGGCGGTCGAGACCGTCGCCGTACCCCATCGCGGCGGACCGGCTGGGGTGGTGACGGTGAGCATCGGCTGCGCCGCCTGCGAGCCGGAGCCTGGGCTGACCTCCAGCGACCTCATGGTCGCCGCCGATAGGGCGCTCTACGAGGCCAAGGCCGCCGGCCGCAACGAGGTGCGGGTCGCCGGTGCCGTGCAGCCGAGCGCCGGCAGTACCCGGCTGGCGCCGATCTAG